One window of the Camarhynchus parvulus chromosome 2, STF_HiC, whole genome shotgun sequence genome contains the following:
- the TGS1 gene encoding LOW QUALITY PROTEIN: trimethylguanosine synthase (The sequence of the model RefSeq protein was modified relative to this genomic sequence to represent the inferred CDS: inserted 1 base in 1 codon): MVQEPGPGLVAELLLRAGAAGAILCLCSRAFVEDRKLYKLGLKGFYVKDDNDSTGEEQASEEENHCPNMRLKVNTNRALDLEEVELDSEAELMKSMGLPLQFGGQSAHRDFVVTENYRKKNNVKIMKKKKKKKKELQQKHEDKMGQECQDKACGGCTQSVSGELALATEPREMSSKPQAVIEENCESSESLASEALPSELKEKWEKYWNEYGEGLLWQSWLEKHQEVSSSEGIAASEPWSSPDTKEEWEQHYSELYWYYWEQFQYWTSQGWTTESSHGDKVEINGIAQETXFSGEMGLVSPGPEHSEVLSLELSPSNTRSEERLPSSADPHSEIISGICDLNLNLEEVEQSSAAVTVAHKDPEEQSSSDSGSQKEPCDGGSRKRRASCENKSVNQSGVQESCSLNSSEKKQLLFHDQDEDEDEEPPEYRCVKVKRSHELDMDENPVEDPEKTCSVLGFKCGTGQKYGGIPDFTHRSVQYLEKKAKLKSKFLDLRKPRKSKNTHIFFTEESETTCKKSKTLKKVEMFLKQISKPEEEDTFQTGTPQGKAEPSSVSSSDSEGQEGVAVTRSATLDAEIQEPASSSAACPEPGGSKLEGEAQDTAASGSDEQGAGRPEPGGGRQLVPLDIPDYLQPETEDISQAVDENITAKKKETKRRRRKKNAQRTIPPEIAADPELVKYWAQRYRLFSRFDEGIKLDREGWFSVTPEKIAEHIAVRVSESFNCDIIVDAFCGVGGNAIQFALTSKRVIAIDIDPEKLRLARHNAEVYGVAEHIDFLCGDFMALAAGLRADVVFLSPPWGGPDYATAEIFDIQTMICPDGFEIFRLSKKITNNIVYFLPRNADINQVASLAGPGGKVEIEQNFLNFKLKTITAYFGDLIRHDIS; this comes from the exons ATGGTGCAggagccgggcccggggctggtggccgagctgctgctgcgggcgggggcggccggcgccatcctgtgcctctgctcccGCGCCTTCGTCGA agaTCGCAAATTATATAAACTGGGATTAAAAGGATTTTATGTCAAAGATGACAATGACAGTACAG GGGAAGAACAAGCATCTGAGGAGGAGAACCATTGTCCCAATATGAGATTAAAGGTGAATACTAATCGTGCCCTGGACCTGGAAGAAGTTGAATTAGACTCAGAAGCTGAGCTTATGAAGAGCATGGGATTGCCTCTTCAGTTTGGTGGGCAGTCAGCCCACAGGGACTTTGTG GTAACAGAAaattatagaaagaaaaataacgTGAAgattatgaaaaagaaaaagaagaagaaaaaagagttaCAGCAAAAGCACGAGGATAAAATGGGGCAGGAGTGCCAGGACAAAGCTTGTGGTGGTTGTACCCAGTCTGTTTCTGGTGAGCTGGCCCTAGCTACAGAGCCGCGTGAGATGAGCAGCAAACCTCAGGCTGTGATTGAAGAGAACTGTGAAAGTTCAGAAAGCCTTGCAAGTGAGGCTTTACCCAGTGAACTtaaggaaaaatgggagaagtACTGGAATGAGTACGGAGAGGGCCTACTTTGGCAAAGTTGGTTGGAAAAGCACCAAGAGGTGTCATCATCTGAGGGCATCGCAGCCTCTGAGCCTTGGAGTAGTCCAGATACTAAGGAAGAATGGGAGCAGCATTATAGTGAACTGTACTGGTATTATTGGGAACAGTTTCAGTACTGGACAAGTCAAGGATGGACTACTGAGAGCTCACACGGTGACAAGGTGGAAATTAATGGGATTGCACAGGAGA gtttttcaggagaaatGGGCTTGGTTAGCCCAGGACCTGAGCACAGTGAAGTGCTGAGCTTGGAGCTGTCTCCCTCCAACACCAGAAGTGAGGAAAGACTCCCTTCAAGTGCTGATCCCCacagtgaaataatttctgggATTTGTGATTTAAATCTTAATTTGGAGGaagtggagcagagcagtgctgctgtaaCAGTAGCCCACAAAGATCCTGAAGAGCAGAGTTCATCTGACAGTGGAAGCCAGAAGGAGCCCTGTGATGgaggaagcagaaaaaggagagCATCTTGTGAAAATAAGAGTGTTAACCAGTCAG GTGTGCAGGAGTCATGTAGCTTGaattcaagtgaaaaaaagcaGTTGCTATTTCATGACCaagatgaagatgaggatgaagagCCTCCTGAATACAGATGCGTCAAAGTCAAGAGAAG CCATGAGCTGGACATGGATGAGAACCCAGTGGAAGATCCTGAGAAAACCTGCTCTGTGTTGGGTTTCAAGTGTGGCACAGGACAAAA GTATGGTGGAATTCCAGATTTCACCCACCGAAGTGTGCAGTACttggagaaaaaagcaaaactcaagTCCAAATTCTTGGATCTGCGTAAACCAAGGAAGAGCAAAAACACACACATCTTCTTTACAGAGGAATCTGAAACGAcatgcaaaaaaagcaaaactttgaAGAAG GTGGAAATGTTCCTGAAGCAGATTAGTAAACCTGAGGAGGAAGACACATTCCAGACAGGCACCCCTCAGGGTAAAGCAGAGCCATCGTCTGTGAGCAGCAGCGACTCAGAGGGTCAGGAGGGCGTTGCTGTCACACGGAGTGCCACGCTGGATGCTGAAATCCAGGAGCCAGCATCTTCCAGTGCAGCCTGCCCAGAACCTGGAGGGAGTAAGCTTGAGGGGGAGGCGCAGGACACTGCAGCGAGTGGCTCCGATGAGCAGGGGGCAGGGAGGCCTGAGCCTGGCGGCGGGCGGCAGCTTGTCCCTCTGGATATTCCTGATTATCTCCAGCCAGAGACAGAGGACATCAGCCAAG CTGTGGATGAAAACATTACTGCAAAGAAGAAGGAGAcaaaaagaaggaggaggaagaaaaatgcacagaGAACTATACCTCCTGAGATTGCTGCTGATCCAGAGCTTGTCAAGTACTGGGCACAACGCTACCGGCTCTTCTCCCGGTTTGATGAGGGAATCAAACTAGACAGAG AGGGCTGGTTTTCTGTTACTCCTGAGAAAATAGCTGAGCATATTGCTGTTCGTGTCAGTGAGTCGTTCAACTGCGACATCATAGTCGATGCATTCTGTGGGGTTGGAGGAAATGCTATCCAGTTTGCACTGACCTCAAAAAGAG TGATTGCCATCGACATCGATCCCGAGAAGCTGCGGCTGGCGCGGCACAACGCGGAGGTGTACGGCGTGGCCGAGCACATTGACTTCCTGTGCGGCGACTTCATGGCGCTGGCAGCCGGCCTGCGCGCCGACGTGGTGTTCCTCAGCCCGCCCTGGGGCGGGCCCGACTATGCCACTGCCGAGATCTTCGACATCCAAACCATGATCTGCCCAGATGG ATTTGAAATTTTCAGGCTCTCCAAGAAGATCACCAACAATATTGTGTATTTTCTGCCTCGGAATGCTGATATTAACCAG